A DNA window from Hordeum vulgare subsp. vulgare chromosome 1H, MorexV3_pseudomolecules_assembly, whole genome shotgun sequence contains the following coding sequences:
- the LOC123419927 gene encoding chitinase CLP-like, protein MARVLLLLVLAASLVAAASSKRLPVLAPITKDAATSLYTIPFHDGASLVLDIAGPLVWSTCHGGQPPAEIPCSSPTCLLANAYPAPGCPAPSCGSDRHHKPCTAFPSNPVTGACAAGSLFHARLVANTTDGNNPVSKVTVGVLAACAPRKLLASLPRGSTGVAGLAGSGLALPAQVASAQKLANKFLLCLPTGGAGVAILGGGPLPWPQFTQSGMDYTPLVTKEGTPAHYVSGRSIRVEDTRVPVPERALATGGVMLSTRLPYALLRRDVYRPLVDAFTKALAAQPANGAPVARAVKPVAPFKLCYDSKTLGNNPGGYWVPNVLLALDGGGECAMTGKNSMLDVKPGTACVAFVEMKGVEAGDGRAPAVILGGAQMEDFVLDFDMEKRLGFLRLPHFTGCSNFNFTPSA, encoded by the coding sequence ATGGcacgagtcctcctcctcctcgtcctggcCGCCTCGCTCGTTGCAGCGGCGTCGTCCAAACGCCTTCCGGTGCTCGCTCCGATCACCAAggacgccgccacctccctctacACAATCCCCTTCCACGACGGCGCCAGCCTCGTCCTCGACATCGCCGGCCCGCTCGTCTGGTCGACGTGCCACGGCGGCCAGCCGCCGGCGGAGATCCCGTGCAGCAGCCCCACCTGCCTGCTCGCCAACGCCTACCCCGCCCCGGGATGCCCTGCGCCCAGCTGCGGCAGCGACAGGCACCACAAGCCGTGCACGGCGTTCCCATCCAACCCGGTCACCGGCGCttgcgccgccgggagcctcttccACGCGAGGCTCGTAGCCAACACCACCGACGGGAACAACCCGGTGAGCAAGGTGACCGTCGGGGTCCTGGCGGCGTGTGCGCCGAGGAAGCTCCTGGCGTCTCTGCCCCGCGGCTCCACGGGCGTGGCCGGGCTCGCGGGCTCCGGCCTGGCGCTGCCGGCGCAGGTGGCGTCCGCGCAGAAGCTCGCCAACAAGTTCCTCCTCTGCCTCCCCACAGGCGGCGCTGGCGTGGCCATCCTCGGCGGCGGCCCGCTCCCGTGGCCGCAATTCACGCAGTCCGGCATGGACTACACCCCGCTCGTGACCAAGGAGGGCACCCCCGCGCACTACGTCTCGGGCAGGTCCATCCGAGTGGAGGACACCCGCGTCCCCGTCCCAGAGCGCGCACTCGCCACCGGCGGCGTGATGCTCAGCACGAGGCTGCCCTACGCCTTGCTCCGCCGCGACGTGTACCGCCCGTTGGTGGACGCGTTCACCAAGGCCCTGGCGGCGCAGCCTGCCAACGGAGCGCCCGTGGCGCGCGCCGTGAAGCCCGTGGCACCGTTCAAGCTGTGCTACGACTCGAAGACGCTGGGCAACAACCCCGGGGGGTACTGGGTGCCCAACGTCCTGCTGGCGCTCGACGGCGGGGGTGAATGTGCGATGACCGGGAAGAACTCGATGTTGGACGTCAAGCCGGGGACGGCGTGCGTTGCGTTCGTGGAGATGAAGGGGGTGGAGGCCGGCGACGGCAGGGCGCCGGCGGTGATCCTTGGAGGGGCCCAGATGGAGGACTTCGTGCTTGACTTCGACATGGAGAAGCGGCTCGGGTTTCTCAGGCTGCCGCACTTTACGGGTTGCAGCAACTTCAACTTCACTCCAAGCGCTTGA